The nucleotide sequence ATTGGTCTGGCACAGTGCTGCCCTGCTGTTGTTAGTCAATATTGTTACGCTGGCAGTGCTGTCGGCCCCGTCGCCGTTTCAGCAACTGGCTTTTGACCAGCCGAATGTGGCCGTGCTGAAGTTTCCGTTCATCTGGCTGCCCGGCTTCATTGTTCCAATCGTCCTGCTGGGGCATTTGATTGCCATACGACGGCTCAGTACAACCACTTCACGGCCTTTTTGACTATGCCCGGCAGATTGTCCGATATGTGATCTACCCAGACCGATTTGTTAACGCGGCTGGCCGTTGGATAGGGGTAAATCTTGTTAAAGAAATCGCCCGCCGTTAGCTTGTGCTGAATGGCCAGAATCAACTCCTGCACCAGCTCGCCCGCGTTCGGCGCGATGATGGTGCCGCCCAGAATTTTTGTCCCGAACGGATTGATTCCTTTCGGTTCGGTGAACAGAATCATCCGGGCGTATTCATAGTCTTCAATGATGGCCCGGTCGTCGTGGGCAAAGTCATACTCCAGTCGCTCGTAGCCGATGCTGCGTTTCTTTAGCTCATCGTCCAGCAGCCCGAACGTTGCGACTTCAGGATCGGTGAAGGTGACCCAGGAGAAATAATCGTAGGTCAGTTTTTTGTCCAGCACCCGGCCGGGCGTAATCAGATTGCTGATCAGGGTCGAAACATGCAGTTCGGCCGCGTGAGAAAACAGGCGCTGACCGGCTGGCGCACCGGCTGCCGCGTCGCCCGCAGCAAAAACGTGGGTGTTGGTGGTTTGCAGATAATCATTCAGCTTAAGCCGGCCTTGGTCATCCAGGTCAATACCGGCAGCCGCCAGGTTCAGGTCATCGTAGTTGAAGGTTCGGCCAATAGCGACCAGCACTACGTCGAACTGAACGAGTTCTACCCTACCCTCAGCGGATTCGACTTCGGCGATATGGGCATCGCGAAATGCGTTGACCCGGCTTTTCAGCTTAAACTCAATTCCTTCTTCGGCAAGACGTTTCTGGAGCAGGTCAGATACCTCGGGCAACTCCTTATCCAGAATTCGTGCTTCGCTACCAACCACCGTTACCTGGCTGCCAAAACGCTGGAAAGCCTGAGCCATTTCTATGCCAATGGGACCGGCTCCAATGACCAGCAGACGCTGTGGTAGTTGTTTGAGCGTAAAGATGTTTTCGTTGGTATAAACGTTAACCCGGTCAATCCCCTCCACGTCGAGCTGCCGGGGTTTCGATCCGGTACAGAGAATGATATTCCTGGCCGATGTCCGTTCGGGGGGTCCGCCGTTAGTCGGGCGAACTTCGATTTCCTGTTTACCGACGAATGAGGCTGTGCCCAGCGCTACGTCCAGTTTTTCGGCTTCGCGCAGGTACGCGGCATTTTCATGCGCCCGGATAATGTCCTGCCGCTCCCGTACGTACTGCATCACGGCAGCCAGGTCGGTAGCACCCTCGGCTGTCCAGCCAAACGGCTGCGTCCGACGAGCGTTGTGCATCATCCGGCTTACGTGGATTAATGCTTTACTCGGCACACAGCCGTCGTTCAAACAGTCACCCCCAATGCGTTGGTCGTATCGGTCAATGAGCAGGACCTCAAAGCCGAGCCGCTTCATGGCAATAGAAACACCTAAGCCAGCCGAACCGGCTCCAATGGCAATCAGATCATACTGTGATTTCATTAATCTTTTTTGAAGTCGGCAAGCGTGCCCCGAATGGTGGTGTTGAATTTACTATTATTAAGCATTACGCTCCCGCTTTTATCGATAAGTTTACTAGTCATGGTTACCAGAAAAGGGGTGTCTTTTTTATCGAACAACATTTTCGGCAACAATTCCAGCGTCTGGCCCGGCTTGATCGTGATAGGATATACCACGGGCGTAGTGGCCTGCTTTTTGATAACGATGGGCTCTGGCTGATACCCTTCCGCAATTTCTTTGCCGTTAATCGATACCGTATAACGCGTGTCCGTAAAACTGAAGTCGAACTTGTTTTTATTGACGATGTTCACTTTAGCCGCTACGTCGGTTCGCTTTAAGCCCAGTTTGCCGAAATCAATGTCTTCGACTTTTATCTTCGGAATGTAAAACGTGGGTAACCGCTTTTCAAAGGTCTGGCTAAACGTACGATTGCCAAGAATGGGGACATCGAGGTCGAATGTACTCCGAACGGTATAGGTTGTACTGTCGATGCCTTTTTTATCAAGTGTTTCCAGCACCGTCGACAGTTTTTTGATCATTACCCGCATCGGCAGTGTTACGTAGGTGCTGTCGCCAGATTTTACTTCAATGGCCTTCTCGTATTTATCCTCCACGATAGGTGTATTGGCCATCAATACGGTGTAATTGAGTCGACTTGCCTTAAAGCCTACGGGTAATGGGTTGTCGATCAACATCCTGACATCCATGTCGATATAATCATCGTCGATGTTGTGGATGTCGATGGTGCTCATCTCCAGCCGTGGCTTGAGCGTGTTATCATACGGCCCACCTTCGGCTGCGGCATTGCTTTTCAGACGACTATACCAGATAAAAGCTCCGACGATTCCAATCAGCAGGAGTGTAAGCGCAATAATCCATCCCTTCTTCATAACGTTTTGTTAATAAACAGATTTAACTCTTCGTCTGGTTAGACTGTTTAATACCTGCCGTAACCTCGCTAATCGTCCGGAATTGCCTAACCGCATTCGTCAACGCCCTGCCTATGCGCTTTCTCCTGTTTGGCCTCCTGCTGTTCGTTACAGCCTGCCGTCGTCCGTCGCGCCAGCTGGCCGCTACGCTTACCCCGCTCAATAAGCCAACTGAAGCGACCACCCAGACGCCAACACCCAGCCTGCCCGATTTCAGCCGTAACCTCCGGGCGGGCGATGAGCTTGTTGCGCTGGGTAACGACCCTGACTGGTCAATGACCATCAATCCAACCCAGGGACTTCGGTTTAAATCGTTCAACGGCGACAGTGTTCTATCGAATGTACCACAGCGGTTAAACGATTCCGACGGTTCTTTCCGCTTCAATGTTGACCTGAGTGACTCCGCCGGACGCATCAGAGTGCTGTTCAGACCCGACAGCTGCGTGGACAATGCGTCGGGGTATCGGTTCGATTACCGCGTGGAAGTAGACGTACACGGTAAAAGTTATCTCGGCTGTGGCGTATCGCTCCGACAGATTACTCTGCTGCAGGACACGTGGGTGCTGACCAGTTTTCAGAATCATACCGTAACGGCTGGCGGCCCGCGGAATGAGTTGCCCCGCCTTGAAATTTCATTGACCAATCAGCGCGTAACTGGCACAACCGGCTGTAACCGGCTCAGCGGAAAGGTGCAGTCCGACAGTCGGCAAATTCGGTTTGGACCGCTGGTAACGACCAAAATGGCCTGCGCGGGCGAAACGGGTCGTTTTGAAGGCGATTTTCTGGAGGCTCTGAGCCAGCCGCTAACCTACCGTGTTGGCGAGGGCAATCTCATCTTGCTGCAGGACGGCAAACCACTTATGACGTTCCGAAAAACCGACTGATGATCGGGGGTAGCCAGTAATCCAAAGGCTGACTCAAAGAAGCTTTGGACACGGCGTCGCAATGCACAGATAAATAAGTTAGCCGCAAGTATAAAAACCATCGCTTATGGTCTTTTAGCAGCAGTTGCCGATTTCAAATCAGGTGCTGCCTATGCGTTACCGTTCTGCTCTCTTTTTACTGCTGTTAGCCGTTGCCGGACTGGCCTCGGGCTGGCTTCCCCTTTCTGAAGATTTAGCCCCGGCTCCCGACCGCCCCAACATTCTCTGGATTTCCTGCGAAGATATGTCGCCCCGGTTGGCGAGTTATGGCGATTCAACCATCAGCACGCCCAATATCAGTCGGCTGGCGCGGGAGGGTGTTCGCTACACAAACGTCTTCTGCACGGCCGGTGTATGTGCACCAAGCCGCAACGCCATCATTACGGGCATGTACCAGACCAGCACCGGCGGTCACAATATGCGCACGCTCAACAACACCTATCCCGAAAAAACTGGCCTGCCAAAGGAATACTCTATTGTGATGCCGCCTGATGTAAAAGCGTTTCCAGAATATTTGCGGGCGGCCGGGTATTATACCACCAATAACGACAAAACCGATTACCAGTTTGAAGCGCCCCCAACGGTCTGGGACGAAGTCAGCAAAAAGGCGCACTGGCGCAATCGCAGCCCGGACCAACCGTTTTTTGCGGTATTCAACAGCGTCGTTACGCATGAATCGCAGGTATGGATGCGGAAAGACCTACCGCTTCGGGCTAATCCGGCTCAGCTACATGTACCGCCTTATTATCCGGATACGAAGACCGTTCGGCAGGATATGGCCCGGTTTTACAGCAACATTCGGGATATGGACGATTGGGTGGGCCAGCTGCTCGACGAGCTGGAAGCGGATGGCCAGCTTGATAAAACGATCATTTTCTTCTGGTCCGACCACGGCGATGGCCTTCCGTTCGTCAAACGTGAGATCTATGACCGGGGTCTGCGGGTGCCGCTGCTTGTGCGGTTTCCAGACGGCCGTTTTGCCGGAACCACCCGCGAGGAACTTGTTTCGATGATCGACCTTGCTCCAGCCGTCCTGACGCTGGCCGGTATCAAGCCGCCGGATTATATGCAGGGAAACGCTTTTCTAAACCTAAAAACGGGAAAGCGGCCCGCCAGTATTCAGCCGCATCGGTACGTCTTTGCGGCCCGCGACCGGCTGGATTCAGAGTACGACCGCGTGCGGACGGTTCATGACGGACGCTACCAGTACATCCGTAATTTCTTTCCTCAGAAACCGCTTTACATGGATATTGACTACCGAAAACAACAGCCGATGATGGCCGAGCTGTTACGGTTACGCGATGCGGGGGCTCTCAACCCGACGCAGATGTTGTGGTTCCAGAAAACCAAACCCGTTGAGGAATTATACGACCTGAAAACCGACCCGTATGAATTAACCAACCTCGCGACGCAGCCTGCATATAGCCAGCATTTACGCCGGTTGCGGCAGGAAATGGATCGCTGGCTGACTGACACTAAAGACCTGGGGGCCATTCCGGAGAAGGAACTTGTGCGGCAGTGGTGGCACGGGCAGGATACACCGCCGACAACCGCGTCTCCACAAATGATTTGGTCGGGCAATAAACTAACGCTGAGCTGTTCGACGCCAGGGGCTTCTCTAGCGTATAAACCAGCAGGTGCCGGTTCAGGCTGGCGGGTCTATACCGGTCCCGTTACCTTGCCACCGGGCCAGAGCATTACGGCTGTAGCCATGCGCATCGGCTACCAGAAAAGTTCTGAAGTAAGCTCTACCAGTAAGTGAGCCTTGATCTTCAGCGCTACATCGAAAGCCCGGCTGCAATACGTGAGAAAAGCATATTACAGCCGGGCGGCAGGCAATTTACGGTAACTAGTTACTTTCCACGGATGCCGCGATCAGCTTAACCGGCCCTAATAAACCCGAAGGCAACAACTTCGAGTCTGCCTGATAAAATGGCAAAGCTGTGTACGTAATCTTGCTGGTTACACCGGGCTGCGCATCGCCAATCAGGCGGTTCACCCACAGGTTGGTAACCTTTACCTCAATGACGTTCTCCCCCGCTTTCAGGGCATTACCCACATCCAGTTTGAAGGGTGCCTTCCAGACTGTACCCAGCGACTTTCCGTTTACTGTCACTTCGGCCAGATTCTTTACGTCGCCCAGGTCAAGCATCACCTGTCTGCCACCGGCCAGCATGTTAGCCGGTACGTTGACCCGCTTGGTGTAGGTAGCCGTTCCCGAGAAGTATTTGATACCGGCATTGCTGTTGTCCGTGAAGGAAGCCAGTTGGGTAAACGTAGCCTGTGCAGGTGCACCCCGGTTGGGTTGAAAGCTTACGTTCCAGGGCCCGTCAAGCGTCATCAATTCCTTCGTTACGCGCTGCGGAGCGGTATAACTTGCCTGCGTAGTGGTGTTTTTGAACACGACAAACACTGCATCGGCAGGTTCCAGGTGCAGAGGAACGGTGGTAATGCCGTTTGCAGACGAGTAGCTTACTTTCTCGACCTTACCGGTTTCGGGATGCCACACTTCGGCTTCTTTGCCGCTGACGCGGAAGCGGGCCTGCAAATCCTCGACCCGGTTGTTCCGGTTGTTTACCCAGAACACATCAGCACCCGGCAGCGTACGGTGCACAAACCGTAGTTCGGTAGTAGCCTGCGGTTTTGCATACGTAAAATCAGGGGCTACGTTCAGGTCGCTGAGCACGGCCTGCAGGGATTGTCCACGTACTTTACCGGCTGCTGCGCTCCCGTTGGCCGACCACAGTTCATTGACGATGGCGTTAAACTCAGCTTTGTCGTCGTTCAGACTGGGCGTGCCAGTGGGCTTCGGACCAACCACAACGGCCCCGGCTTTCACTAGATCGCGCAGTTTACGGGCTACCTTCAAGGTCATCTGACGGCTGTTGGAATCCAGAGCCATTACCCGATAGCGCATACCGCTGGGGGTAACGAGCCTGCCCTCTTTGACCTGGAGCAGGTTGACCAGCGCATCGGCATTGATAAAGTCGAAGTTGTAACCAGCGGGAATAGCGGGCATCTTCTGACCGAACAGGAACGTAACGTTATTGTCTTCGCCGTAGTAGTACACTACATCGGCCACGAATTTACCCTGCTGAAGCATGTAGCTGCTACGGGCCAGGTAATCCGTCCAGACTTTCGCCTGCGGAGCCCAGGTTTCATGCCGGTTGAACCACTGCCCGAAAGGTCCAAGCCCTAAGCCGGGAATCTTGTCATCGACCGGCTGGTGGGCCGACGTGTGAATGACAAATCGGTTCAGGCCGTTGGCCAGCTCCAGATCAGCCGTAGGTTTCAGCTTTTCTGGGGAATACGACCAGGCACCATTGGGTCCAAAACCAATGGCGGTCAACGACTCGGCCGCTACCAGATTCTGGCCGTAGATATGCGCGACAGATGCCGACTCGCGAATATCCGCTTCCGCCATACTCAATGTAGAGCCGCCCGGGCCTGGTGTCCACATGGCCGACATGGGCACCGCGGCCGTCCGCTTCACTTCCATCCCATCGACGATAAACACCCGGCCGTTTTCGTGCGATTCGGTGTAGCGCTTCATGCCACGCTTAGCCAGAATGTCGGTCAATTGGTCGTAATGGTTCTCCACAATAAGCTCGCCGATCGTTTTGCGAAAATCCCATAGAAACTGCTCGCTGGCTTCCACGCTTTTAATGACGGCTCCGGTTAATACCGGCATCCAGAGCCGTAGGCTGTAGCCACGACGCTTCTGGAATTCTTCGGCCATTTTCGGCGTCCAGTTTTCCTGCCCCGATTCGTAGCTATCGGTAACCATGTACTGCAGCCCCTTGGCGCCCATCAACCCACCGGTGGCGTTCTTGTATTGATCCAGGTAGTTTTCGAAGTACCGTTTCACGGCTTCGCCATCCAGCTTGTTAACTTCCAGTCCCGTCGCTTCGGGTGAGGCCGGATGGTTTAGCTTACCCGTAAGGGAATAGCCAAACCGCACAATTTTCCAGTTGCCAGACGGTATAGTCCAGTTCAGAGTACCGTCGGTCGTCAGTTTACTGGTCAAATCCACAACGTCTGCTTCGGCCACGACATCGCTGGCTGCTGGCGTAGGGTATTTACTCAGATTGACGCCGGCAGCATATCCCGCTTTTTCCTCTGCGTGGTTGATTCGTGCCGCCGGATGAAGTACCAGTTCAGCAATACCCGTTCCGGCCGGGGGCTTGGGAGCTTCCCGTCTTCCACCCATCAATGCCCCAAAGTTGATGGGTGGTGGCGGGTTCTTAAAGGTTACCCGAAAGTATTTAGCGGTTGTTGCCGGAATGCTGATGGTCAGCTGCCGCAGCGTACTGATTGGAATAACGTCTATCCGACGAAAATTCACGCCATCATCGCTCGCTTCGAGAATACGATCCTCGCTGGCCGGAGGCACGCCAAACCCCATGAAGGTTCCACCACCCACCACCGATACGGCTTTGATCGTTTGCGGCTGGGTAAATTCGTACTGTATCCAGGCGTATCCCTTTACCGTGTCGGATGGCAGCAGCGTCGTAGTAGCCAGGTCACCGTCGGTTAGCTGAGCCAAATTAAAGCTGCCACCGCTCGAGGTAATTGTTGGTTTCAGGTCATCCAGAGCTATGTCGGCGGCTGGCAGCCGGTAAGCAATCACGGCAATATCGCCGTAATACTCGGCCGCCGGGGTAACCGGCCCGGCAGCACCGAAGCCCGGTAGTAGGGGCAGATTCTGAAAGTCGCCGGTTGTGTTGGGCGGCTTGGGTAACTGGCCGTTGAAGGGCTGCCCGCCTTTTACCCGCATTTCGCTCCAGACAATTTTCTTCATCCCGTCTTTGGGCTCTACCCACGGCCCACCACTTTCGCTCCAGCCGGGCGAACCGGCAATGGCCATCTCCAGCTTTAAGGAATCGGCCAGTTTGGTGGTATAGCGGAACGCATCCTGCCACTCCGGGGTCATGTAAGTCAGGCGCTTGCTGACGATCTGCGGGGTGGTGAGGCCCGCATCAAAATTCTGGAAACCACCAATGCCGGAGCGGTGCATCCACAAAAGGTCTTTGCGAATCCCATCTTTCGTGATATTGCCGTTCATCCAGTGCCACCACACCCGGGGCCTCGCGGCCTCGTTGGTGGTCATGAAATTTTTCAACAGCGGGTCGGTGGTTTTCGTCTGCGCCTGGCTTTGGCCGTAGGCGGATACGAGCAGCCCGAGTGCGAGTCCTTTTACAAAACGTTTTTTCATTGGGGTTCCTGGTTAGGGTTAGTGTGTTCGTAAGCAGGCGAATCAGGAGAGCGCCATTCTACGCAGCGGATGCTGGCACATTCTCCGCGTTCCTTCCTGAAACAGGGGCTATTGGCTATAGAGGTAGAGTTTAATTTAATAGCCAAATATTGCTAGTTGACCAGACTAAACTCTCCTGCACGTACCTGCTCTCCGTACATTTTACGTAAAGAGTTTGATCCGACTCATTAGCAATTCCGCTCTGGGCGACGTATTAGAAAACCGGTGTTACGTGTCAGGTTATACGCCCTTAGTACCGGTAAAACTTAATGCGGACAACGCTGTAATCGCCATTCGGATTCTTTTGAAAGCGTAGCATGCCAACTCGCGTATTTTTTATCGCAAAGCTGCCAATGCTACCGCCACCGGTGCCTTCATCGCCGTTCAGTCGACGGGTGGTTACCCATTTGTCGTTTACGAACGAGCCTTCATCCATGAAGTCCACGTCCACCTGAGGCTTCTGGGCGTTTGCGGTTAAGGGCGTAAACGTAAGCTCGTAATCCCTCCCCACGGCAATGAATTCATCCGGACCAACGGCAAAAACCAGCCCGCCCGCCAGCGTAGCGCTTTTGACGGCGGGTGGCGCACCAGGAAATACCCTGGGTACCACCAGGTCGGCCTTCACCGAATAGCCCGGCAACGTAAACGTTTGTGACTTAGCCGTTGTATCGACAAATACGCCAGCCATCGTTCCTTTCCCCTGGTGTTGCAGAATCAGTTCCTGCACCTGCTCCAGAACGGCAAAGGTTTTGGTGAACGGGTCCTCTTCGGCCGGCGTAGCGTCTATCCCGAAGGGAGCCACACCCATAGCGTCGTGCTGACCGTATATCCACAAAGCCAGATTGGCGGGTTCCAGTCCCTGTCTGATCTCCGGAATAAACACCGGATTACCGGGGCGATGGTATTGCTCCACCAGGTTATAAATTCCCTGTTTCGATGCGTAGACGTTCGGCGTAATGAAATCAATTGCGGGCGCATTGGCCCGCCAGATATCCAGGGTGTGCGGAACGGGACCACCACTGGGGTATTTGCCCGGCACACCCGTAAACCCGGCTGCTTTCGGCCAGGCGTTTACGAACATCGGTATCGGATACGCTTCTTTGCCCGCACCCGCTAATTGGCCGACGAACCTGGTGTACTGATGAACCGAGAACAGTTCTTCGGGGAAATATGAAAAGACTTTAGGGTTCTTCTCATCCAGTTGGCTTTTACCAAACACCTCTTCCCAGCTTCCTGATGTTTTGTAGCCACTGGCCCGCCATACACTGTCAATCTCCGGTTGCAGCTTTCCTTTGTTGGCCGCCAGATAGCGCATCAGGTCGGCCGGAACGCCCTGATCATACGCCTTGTTGGCAGCATCACTGTAGTCACGCGGATTGTTGAAGATTCCGACTTCATTTTCCACCTGCGCCATAATCACGGTCTGATCTTTTTCGTCTACCTGCCGGATGTGCTGCATCAGGGTTTTAAACGCCTTGGCATCGGCTTTCAGATTAGCCTCGGAAAATACAGATAGCATAGGCAGCAGTTCGCCCTTGCTGTTTCTGGCCCTTGGATACTTCTCAACGTTGGTCTTGATCCAGGACGGTACGTAGGTGGAGTAGGTAGTTTTGAAAGCGCCAAACCAGAGAATACCCAGATGCAGATTTTGTTTTCTGGCCCCGTAGATCAGACTGTCCACCAGAGCAAAATCAAATTTTCCCTCCTGTGGCTCAATCAGTTCCCAGTACACCGGTGCCAGAACCGTGTTGACATGTTTCTTCTTCATCTGAGCCCATACCGGCCGCATGTAAGCCGCCCCCGAAACGGTTGAATTGTGCAGCTCACCGCCCCGAACTAAAAAAGGCTTATCGTTTACAACCAACTGCACCGTATTTCCTTTTTTCTCCAGATGCGGAGGTTTATGACTTTGGGCAAAAAGAGAAAAACCGGCTAACTGTAAAAAGAGCAAAACAGTAGAGAACCGCATAGTTTTCAGTGGATTAAGGGCTAGTGACTTTTGGGGTTTGGGATGAATGCTTTCGAAAGCAAACGAATCAACTACTGATTCTTACCTCTGTTTAAACGCGTTACGTATTGATCGAGAAGTTGCAATCAATACGTAACGCGTAGTATGCTAGTCCTTTTTGACCTGGCTGGACGGAGGTGCGGGAGGCCCTTCCAGCAGCACCAGATCCAGTTCGTTGAGCTTGCTGAAGTTAGGCCCACCTAAGGGAACCTGCGGATACACGTGCTGGGAATAGGCGGATGCTGAACGGAAAAAGTTTTCGAAAATACCGGGGGTCAGAACGCCCATGAAGCGGGTATAGGGACGTTTGAGCTGATACGCGTGGATGGTTCCGGCCGGCACCGCCACGTAATCGCCGGGATTGACATCCAGCAGCAGCTGGTTAGCCCACATACTCATCTGCCCATCGATGCAGAAGAAGGTTTCCGAATGTTTGAGGTGATAGTGTTTGCCGATCATTTGTCCGGCCGGGCCTTCCGTAGTAACCACCAGCAGTTTTCCGGCCGTAGTCGCGTTATCGCTGAGGATACCAAAAAGCTGGTCGCCAATCGTGTACCGATCTCCCTCGCCAGCCGCTAACACATAAGGGGCCACGGTCTTAGGTAACGCTGCATTAGTGACCCGTTGGGGCGTTTGCCCGCTGAGCGGTTGGCCATCGAAGTGAACATCGGCGGTCTGTTCGGCTTTTTTTAACGTAGTCTCATCGAGGGCAGGCACCGCATCCGAAGGTTGCACATAACCCTTATAGGGCTTACCCATCGTTTGGTATAAGGCACTGATGCGATTGCCACTCGTAATAGAGGCTAGTTGCGTATGATGGCTCATCAGGCGAAACGCGTGGGCCGTAGCCGGGGGAACACTGGCGAAATCACCTTTAATCAACCGGTAATGGGTACCAGCCAGCCACAAATCAACTTCACCTTCCAGCACCAGAATAGCCTCGTGGGTGCTGGCATGGGTATGCGATGGCAGTTGGGCACCCTTGCCACCCGTGATTACGGCCCATTCATACAGATCGCCGGTATCGCTGCCCCGGGCAATGAGGTTAACGACCAGACCGCCCACCAGATGACGTTCCCCATCGCCCTGCCGAATGAAGTAGGGTATTTTTTCACCTGGCAGTTCTCCTTTCGGGGTTACAGCCTGAATAGCCGCCAGTCCGCCGGTGATGCTGGTGCCCCGCTGCATGGTAACGGCATCGGCCGTTTGCGCCTGTATGGGCGAACTCCAGAGACTTGCCACAGTCAGGGTAGCCAGAAGAAGTTGCCTGTTGATCCATTTCGATTGTTGCATGGAACAAAGGTAGTCCTACCCTAAGCGCAGCCCTGTCACAATCCGATTTTAGAGTAGGACAAATAAAACATAGCTAAACCCTTTAGCTGTGCGTTATTCTTCAGGTCTGATCCGCATTAGCCGACCCGTTGAGTATTTTCAAAAGCTGAATCCCTTTCAGTTTCCAGCAGCTCATTTAGGATGGGCAGCAATAAAAGACTGATAATGACCCATGAACAATACCATCACCAACTACGACGTGTATGGAGAAGCCTATACCCCTCATTTGCCGGATTACGTCTTTAGTGAACAATTCGGCGACCGTCTCCGTAAGGTAGACTGGACAATTGAACCACACGTACACACCGATTTATTCCAAATCTTCTTCGTTGAGACGGGCCAGT is from Spirosoma taeanense and encodes:
- a CDS encoding dihydrolipoyl dehydrogenase family protein is translated as MKSQYDLIAIGAGSAGLGVSIAMKRLGFEVLLIDRYDQRIGGDCLNDGCVPSKALIHVSRMMHNARRTQPFGWTAEGATDLAAVMQYVRERQDIIRAHENAAYLREAEKLDVALGTASFVGKQEIEVRPTNGGPPERTSARNIILCTGSKPRQLDVEGIDRVNVYTNENIFTLKQLPQRLLVIGAGPIGIEMAQAFQRFGSQVTVVGSEARILDKELPEVSDLLQKRLAEEGIEFKLKSRVNAFRDAHIAEVESAEGRVELVQFDVVLVAIGRTFNYDDLNLAAAGIDLDDQGRLKLNDYLQTTNTHVFAAGDAAAGAPAGQRLFSHAAELHVSTLISNLITPGRVLDKKLTYDYFSWVTFTDPEVATFGLLDDELKKRSIGYERLEYDFAHDDRAIIEDYEYARMILFTEPKGINPFGTKILGGTIIAPNAGELVQELILAIQHKLTAGDFFNKIYPYPTASRVNKSVWVDHISDNLPGIVKKAVKWLY
- a CDS encoding LEA type 2 family protein, which translates into the protein MKKGWIIALTLLLIGIVGAFIWYSRLKSNAAAEGGPYDNTLKPRLEMSTIDIHNIDDDYIDMDVRMLIDNPLPVGFKASRLNYTVLMANTPIVEDKYEKAIEVKSGDSTYVTLPMRVMIKKLSTVLETLDKKGIDSTTYTVRSTFDLDVPILGNRTFSQTFEKRLPTFYIPKIKVEDIDFGKLGLKRTDVAAKVNIVNKNKFDFSFTDTRYTVSINGKEIAEGYQPEPIVIKKQATTPVVYPITIKPGQTLELLPKMLFDKKDTPFLVTMTSKLIDKSGSVMLNNSKFNTTIRGTLADFKKD
- a CDS encoding META domain-containing protein → MRFLLFGLLLFVTACRRPSRQLAATLTPLNKPTEATTQTPTPSLPDFSRNLRAGDELVALGNDPDWSMTINPTQGLRFKSFNGDSVLSNVPQRLNDSDGSFRFNVDLSDSAGRIRVLFRPDSCVDNASGYRFDYRVEVDVHGKSYLGCGVSLRQITLLQDTWVLTSFQNHTVTAGGPRNELPRLEISLTNQRVTGTTGCNRLSGKVQSDSRQIRFGPLVTTKMACAGETGRFEGDFLEALSQPLTYRVGEGNLILLQDGKPLMTFRKTD
- a CDS encoding sulfatase-like hydrolase/transferase, yielding MRYRSALFLLLLAVAGLASGWLPLSEDLAPAPDRPNILWISCEDMSPRLASYGDSTISTPNISRLAREGVRYTNVFCTAGVCAPSRNAIITGMYQTSTGGHNMRTLNNTYPEKTGLPKEYSIVMPPDVKAFPEYLRAAGYYTTNNDKTDYQFEAPPTVWDEVSKKAHWRNRSPDQPFFAVFNSVVTHESQVWMRKDLPLRANPAQLHVPPYYPDTKTVRQDMARFYSNIRDMDDWVGQLLDELEADGQLDKTIIFFWSDHGDGLPFVKREIYDRGLRVPLLVRFPDGRFAGTTREELVSMIDLAPAVLTLAGIKPPDYMQGNAFLNLKTGKRPASIQPHRYVFAARDRLDSEYDRVRTVHDGRYQYIRNFFPQKPLYMDIDYRKQQPMMAELLRLRDAGALNPTQMLWFQKTKPVEELYDLKTDPYELTNLATQPAYSQHLRRLRQEMDRWLTDTKDLGAIPEKELVRQWWHGQDTPPTTASPQMIWSGNKLTLSCSTPGASLAYKPAGAGSGWRVYTGPVTLPPGQSITAVAMRIGYQKSSEVSSTSK
- a CDS encoding glycosyl hydrolase yields the protein MKKRFVKGLALGLLVSAYGQSQAQTKTTDPLLKNFMTTNEAARPRVWWHWMNGNITKDGIRKDLLWMHRSGIGGFQNFDAGLTTPQIVSKRLTYMTPEWQDAFRYTTKLADSLKLEMAIAGSPGWSESGGPWVEPKDGMKKIVWSEMRVKGGQPFNGQLPKPPNTTGDFQNLPLLPGFGAAGPVTPAAEYYGDIAVIAYRLPAADIALDDLKPTITSSGGSFNLAQLTDGDLATTTLLPSDTVKGYAWIQYEFTQPQTIKAVSVVGGGTFMGFGVPPASEDRILEASDDGVNFRRIDVIPISTLRQLTISIPATTAKYFRVTFKNPPPPINFGALMGGRREAPKPPAGTGIAELVLHPAARINHAEEKAGYAAGVNLSKYPTPAASDVVAEADVVDLTSKLTTDGTLNWTIPSGNWKIVRFGYSLTGKLNHPASPEATGLEVNKLDGEAVKRYFENYLDQYKNATGGLMGAKGLQYMVTDSYESGQENWTPKMAEEFQKRRGYSLRLWMPVLTGAVIKSVEASEQFLWDFRKTIGELIVENHYDQLTDILAKRGMKRYTESHENGRVFIVDGMEVKRTAAVPMSAMWTPGPGGSTLSMAEADIRESASVAHIYGQNLVAAESLTAIGFGPNGAWSYSPEKLKPTADLELANGLNRFVIHTSAHQPVDDKIPGLGLGPFGQWFNRHETWAPQAKVWTDYLARSSYMLQQGKFVADVVYYYGEDNNVTFLFGQKMPAIPAGYNFDFINADALVNLLQVKEGRLVTPSGMRYRVMALDSNSRQMTLKVARKLRDLVKAGAVVVGPKPTGTPSLNDDKAEFNAIVNELWSANGSAAAGKVRGQSLQAVLSDLNVAPDFTYAKPQATTELRFVHRTLPGADVFWVNNRNNRVEDLQARFRVSGKEAEVWHPETGKVEKVSYSSANGITTVPLHLEPADAVFVVFKNTTTQASYTAPQRVTKELMTLDGPWNVSFQPNRGAPAQATFTQLASFTDNSNAGIKYFSGTATYTKRVNVPANMLAGGRQVMLDLGDVKNLAEVTVNGKSLGTVWKAPFKLDVGNALKAGENVIEVKVTNLWVNRLIGDAQPGVTSKITYTALPFYQADSKLLPSGLLGPVKLIAASVESN
- a CDS encoding GH35 family beta-galactosidase yields the protein MRFSTVLLFLQLAGFSLFAQSHKPPHLEKKGNTVQLVVNDKPFLVRGGELHNSTVSGAAYMRPVWAQMKKKHVNTVLAPVYWELIEPQEGKFDFALVDSLIYGARKQNLHLGILWFGAFKTTYSTYVPSWIKTNVEKYPRARNSKGELLPMLSVFSEANLKADAKAFKTLMQHIRQVDEKDQTVIMAQVENEVGIFNNPRDYSDAANKAYDQGVPADLMRYLAANKGKLQPEIDSVWRASGYKTSGSWEEVFGKSQLDEKNPKVFSYFPEELFSVHQYTRFVGQLAGAGKEAYPIPMFVNAWPKAAGFTGVPGKYPSGGPVPHTLDIWRANAPAIDFITPNVYASKQGIYNLVEQYHRPGNPVFIPEIRQGLEPANLALWIYGQHDAMGVAPFGIDATPAEEDPFTKTFAVLEQVQELILQHQGKGTMAGVFVDTTAKSQTFTLPGYSVKADLVVPRVFPGAPPAVKSATLAGGLVFAVGPDEFIAVGRDYELTFTPLTANAQKPQVDVDFMDEGSFVNDKWVTTRRLNGDEGTGGGSIGSFAIKNTRVGMLRFQKNPNGDYSVVRIKFYRY